In Rhodopirellula islandica, the sequence ACCACGCTCGTAGTTCTCAAAAATCAGCGTCAAATCCGCCGTCGAAGTGACCTGATGATTGTCCACCGCCACAATGATATCGCCCAGCACGATGTCCCCGAAGCGGGTTCGACGCGTCGGCATCAATCCTGCCTCCGCAGCGCTGCTGGCATCAGGCACCTCCAGAATCAAGACGCCCGGCGGCAACTTGAACCGCTTGCTCATTGAATCGCTGGCAACCGTGATTGCGATTCCGGGGCGGATGATTCGCCCGTGTTCAATCAACTCGGGAACCACCCAACGAACCGTGTCGACAGGAATCGCGAATCCAATTCCGGCGTAAGCTCCCGAGGGGCTGTAGATCGCTGTGTTGACGCCAATCAATTGCCCTGAACGATCCAACAACGGCCCGCCACTGTTGCCAGGGTTGATCGCCGCGTCGGTTTGAATCACATCCTTGATTGGGATCCCCGAGTCCGACTTGATTTCGCGACCGAGCGCACTGATGACGCCCGTCGTGAGGGTCTGATCCAATCCGAAAGGGTTGCCAATCGCAAGCGCGGTCCGCCCCACTTCCAAATCAGCTGAGACACCTCGCGGGATAGGACGAAGCCGTTTCGCAGGGGCATCGATTCGCAACACGGCAAGATCTTTGTCCGGGGCAACGCCCACCAATTTCGCCGGAAAGCTGGTTTGATCATCAAACGCCACCATCGCCACGTCGGCGTTTTGAATGACATGATTGTTGGTCACGATGTGCCCGACTTTGTCCCAAACAAATCCGGTCCCACTGCCCTGCGGTATCTCCTGCAAGTTCATGCTGAGGAAATCGCGAGCCACCTTGGAGGTCGTGATGTGGACGACCGATGGTGATGTCACCCGGAACAGTTCAATCGTCCGCGACTCAGAATCCGGCGTTTCGCTTGCTGCGGAAATGCCCATCGTTTCGCGAGCGACCTCGCCCTCATTCGCCGTCCGCTCCACTACATACGAATTGCGTCGCGTGGCGGTCTCAGTGGATCCGCTTCCACTTGAACGCGGCCCTGGAGAAGTGACCTCTGTCGATGGTTGCAAAGACCGATCGACCTCAGAACGGCGAACCAGAAGTGCGATGACCAGGAGTATCAAACTCACATTCATCACCACCAAGCC encodes:
- a CDS encoding S1C family serine protease; translation: MSALKRSLFVGLVVMNVSLILLVIALLVRRSEVDRSLQPSTEVTSPGPRSSGSGSTETATRRNSYVVERTANEGEVARETMGISAASETPDSESRTIELFRVTSPSVVHITTSKVARDFLSMNLQEIPQGSGTGFVWDKVGHIVTNNHVIQNADVAMVAFDDQTSFPAKLVGVAPDKDLAVLRIDAPAKRLRPIPRGVSADLEVGRTALAIGNPFGLDQTLTTGVISALGREIKSDSGIPIKDVIQTDAAINPGNSGGPLLDRSGQLIGVNTAIYSPSGAYAGIGFAIPVDTVRWVVPELIEHGRIIRPGIAITVASDSMSKRFKLPPGVLILEVPDASSAAEAGLMPTRRTRFGDIVLGDIIVAVDNHQVTSTADLTLIFENYERGDVVDVTVLRQGTELVLPVELETLD